The following coding sequences are from one Nicotiana tomentosiformis chromosome 3, ASM39032v3, whole genome shotgun sequence window:
- the LOC104086985 gene encoding polypyrimidine tract-binding protein homolog 2 isoform X3, whose protein sequence is MFYICRPVSRIYLQWQLIASGERANVFSAFGFVHKITTFEKTAGFQALVQFSDAETATSAKDALDGRSIPSYLIPELGPCTLKITYSAHTDLSVKFQSHRSRDYTNPHLPIAPSAIDASGQFSLGLDGKKLEPESNVLLASIENMQYAVTLDVLHTVFSAFGPVLKIAMFDKNGGVQALIQYPDVRTAVVAKGALEGHSIYEGGYCKLHVTYSRHTDLSIKVNNDRSRDYTIPNTPMLNSQPSIFGQQPQIGGPGVHPYGGPAHYAPAPGVAPPQHSAGWNSAAATANPGMPMQMHSHPYMPPASVPPQMGSGVMPMHGQNGIPYSTAMPPYHQQ, encoded by the exons ATGTTTTACATTTG CAGGCCAGTGTCCAGGATATATCTTCAGTGGCAGCTTATTGCTTCGGGAGAAAGAGCGAAT GTGTTTTCAGCTTTTGGATTTGTGCACAAGATTACAACATTTGAGAAGACTGCCGGGTTCCAG GCTCTGGTGCAATTTTCTGATGCAGAAACCGCTACTTCAGCAAAGGATGCCCTGGATGGAAGAAGCATTCCCAG TTACTTGATTCCAGAACTTGGACCATGTACGCTTAAAATCACATATTCTGCTCATACGGATCTGAGCGTGAAGTTTCAGAGCCATCGTAGCAG GGACTACACCAATCCTCACCTTCCCATTGCTCCCTCAGCCATAGATGCAAGTGGTCAG TTCAGTTTGGGTTTGGATGGGAAGAAACTGGAACCTGAGAGTAATGTTCTTCTTGCTTCCATTGAGAACATGCAGTATGCAGTTACCTTGGATGTCCTACACACG GTTTTCTCAGCTTTCGGTCCTGTACTTAAGATTGCTATGTTTGATAAGAATGGAGGGGTTCAGGCTCTGATACAATATCCTG ATGTACGCACAGCTGTTGTTGCGAAGGGAGCTTTAGAAGGACATTCCATATATGAAGGTGGATATTGCAAGCTTCATGTCACTTACTCTCGACACACTGATCTTAGTATAAAG GTTAATAATGATCGCAGCAGAGATTACACAATCCCAAATACCCCTATGTTGAATTCTCAACCTTCAATCTTTGGGCAGCAGCCTCAGATAGGAGGTCCAGGTGTTCATCCATACGGTGGCCCTGCCCATTATGCTCCAGCTCCAGGTGTCGCTCCGCCTCAGCATTCTGCAGGCTGGAACTCTGCTGCCGCCACAGCAAATCCAGGAATGCCAATGCAGATGCATAGTCACCCTTACATGCCACCTGCTAGTGTGCCTCCTCAGATGGGCTCCGGGGTGATGCCAATGCATGGACAGAATGGCATACCTTATTCTACTGCAATGCCTCCTTATCATCAACAGTAG
- the LOC104086985 gene encoding polypyrimidine tract-binding protein homolog 2 isoform X1 — translation MASGSSQPQFRYTQPPSKVLHLRNLPWECTEEELIELGKPFGKVVNTKCNVGANRNQAFIELAELNQAIAMISYYASSSEPAQVRGKTVYLQYSNRQEIVNNKTTADVAGNVLLVTIEGNDARLVSIDVLHLVFSAFGFVHKITTFEKTAGFQALVQFSDAETATSAKDALDGRSIPSYLIPELGPCTLKITYSAHTDLSVKFQSHRSRDYTNPHLPIAPSAIDASGQFSLGLDGKKLEPESNVLLASIENMQYAVTLDVLHTVFSAFGPVLKIAMFDKNGGVQALIQYPDVRTAVVAKGALEGHSIYEGGYCKLHVTYSRHTDLSIKVNNDRSRDYTIPNTPMLNSQPSIFGQQPQIGGPGVHPYGGPAHYAPAPGVAPPQHSAGWNSAAATANPGMPMQMHSHPYMPPASVPPQMGSGVMPMHGQNGIPYSTAMPPYHQQ, via the exons ATGGCATCTGGGTCTAGCCAACCCCAGTTTCGATACACACAGCCACCATCAAAGGTCCTTCATTTGAGAAACTTACCATGGGAGTGCACAGAGGAGGAGCTGATCGAATTGGGGAAGCCATTTGGTAAAGTCGTTAATACCAAGTGTAATGTTGGAGCGAACCGGAATCAGGCATTTATAGAGTTA GCAGAATTAAATCAAGCTATTGCAATGATATCGTACTACGCCTCTTCCTCAGAACCGGCTCAGGTACGAGGGAAAACCGTCTACCTACAATATTCTAACAGGCAAGAGATAGTGAACAACAAAACTACAGCAGATGTAGCTGGAAATGTGTTGTTGGTTACAATTGAGGGGAATGATGCCCGCCTTGTCAGTATTGATGTTTTACATTTG GTGTTTTCAGCTTTTGGATTTGTGCACAAGATTACAACATTTGAGAAGACTGCCGGGTTCCAG GCTCTGGTGCAATTTTCTGATGCAGAAACCGCTACTTCAGCAAAGGATGCCCTGGATGGAAGAAGCATTCCCAG TTACTTGATTCCAGAACTTGGACCATGTACGCTTAAAATCACATATTCTGCTCATACGGATCTGAGCGTGAAGTTTCAGAGCCATCGTAGCAG GGACTACACCAATCCTCACCTTCCCATTGCTCCCTCAGCCATAGATGCAAGTGGTCAG TTCAGTTTGGGTTTGGATGGGAAGAAACTGGAACCTGAGAGTAATGTTCTTCTTGCTTCCATTGAGAACATGCAGTATGCAGTTACCTTGGATGTCCTACACACG GTTTTCTCAGCTTTCGGTCCTGTACTTAAGATTGCTATGTTTGATAAGAATGGAGGGGTTCAGGCTCTGATACAATATCCTG ATGTACGCACAGCTGTTGTTGCGAAGGGAGCTTTAGAAGGACATTCCATATATGAAGGTGGATATTGCAAGCTTCATGTCACTTACTCTCGACACACTGATCTTAGTATAAAG GTTAATAATGATCGCAGCAGAGATTACACAATCCCAAATACCCCTATGTTGAATTCTCAACCTTCAATCTTTGGGCAGCAGCCTCAGATAGGAGGTCCAGGTGTTCATCCATACGGTGGCCCTGCCCATTATGCTCCAGCTCCAGGTGTCGCTCCGCCTCAGCATTCTGCAGGCTGGAACTCTGCTGCCGCCACAGCAAATCCAGGAATGCCAATGCAGATGCATAGTCACCCTTACATGCCACCTGCTAGTGTGCCTCCTCAGATGGGCTCCGGGGTGATGCCAATGCATGGACAGAATGGCATACCTTATTCTACTGCAATGCCTCCTTATCATCAACAGTAG
- the LOC104086985 gene encoding polypyrimidine tract-binding protein homolog 2 isoform X2 has protein sequence MISYYASSSEPAQVRGKTVYLQYSNRQEIVNNKTTADVAGNVLLVTIEGNDARLVSIDVLHLVFSAFGFVHKITTFEKTAGFQALVQFSDAETATSAKDALDGRSIPSYLIPELGPCTLKITYSAHTDLSVKFQSHRSRDYTNPHLPIAPSAIDASGQFSLGLDGKKLEPESNVLLASIENMQYAVTLDVLHTVFSAFGPVLKIAMFDKNGGVQALIQYPDVRTAVVAKGALEGHSIYEGGYCKLHVTYSRHTDLSIKVNNDRSRDYTIPNTPMLNSQPSIFGQQPQIGGPGVHPYGGPAHYAPAPGVAPPQHSAGWNSAAATANPGMPMQMHSHPYMPPASVPPQMGSGVMPMHGQNGIPYSTAMPPYHQQ, from the exons ATGATATCGTACTACGCCTCTTCCTCAGAACCGGCTCAGGTACGAGGGAAAACCGTCTACCTACAATATTCTAACAGGCAAGAGATAGTGAACAACAAAACTACAGCAGATGTAGCTGGAAATGTGTTGTTGGTTACAATTGAGGGGAATGATGCCCGCCTTGTCAGTATTGATGTTTTACATTTG GTGTTTTCAGCTTTTGGATTTGTGCACAAGATTACAACATTTGAGAAGACTGCCGGGTTCCAG GCTCTGGTGCAATTTTCTGATGCAGAAACCGCTACTTCAGCAAAGGATGCCCTGGATGGAAGAAGCATTCCCAG TTACTTGATTCCAGAACTTGGACCATGTACGCTTAAAATCACATATTCTGCTCATACGGATCTGAGCGTGAAGTTTCAGAGCCATCGTAGCAG GGACTACACCAATCCTCACCTTCCCATTGCTCCCTCAGCCATAGATGCAAGTGGTCAG TTCAGTTTGGGTTTGGATGGGAAGAAACTGGAACCTGAGAGTAATGTTCTTCTTGCTTCCATTGAGAACATGCAGTATGCAGTTACCTTGGATGTCCTACACACG GTTTTCTCAGCTTTCGGTCCTGTACTTAAGATTGCTATGTTTGATAAGAATGGAGGGGTTCAGGCTCTGATACAATATCCTG ATGTACGCACAGCTGTTGTTGCGAAGGGAGCTTTAGAAGGACATTCCATATATGAAGGTGGATATTGCAAGCTTCATGTCACTTACTCTCGACACACTGATCTTAGTATAAAG GTTAATAATGATCGCAGCAGAGATTACACAATCCCAAATACCCCTATGTTGAATTCTCAACCTTCAATCTTTGGGCAGCAGCCTCAGATAGGAGGTCCAGGTGTTCATCCATACGGTGGCCCTGCCCATTATGCTCCAGCTCCAGGTGTCGCTCCGCCTCAGCATTCTGCAGGCTGGAACTCTGCTGCCGCCACAGCAAATCCAGGAATGCCAATGCAGATGCATAGTCACCCTTACATGCCACCTGCTAGTGTGCCTCCTCAGATGGGCTCCGGGGTGATGCCAATGCATGGACAGAATGGCATACCTTATTCTACTGCAATGCCTCCTTATCATCAACAGTAG
- the LOC138908141 gene encoding uncharacterized protein — protein sequence MSEFDIEYKLRTAIKLQLLADFVANFSMGILPVATKEVVMVSELTSGVWTLFTDGVLNVKGFGIRIVLITPSGETLRQTIRTILLTNSEVEYEALIARLKLARGLDSEVIEIKCASQLVVNQVYGIFDTKEERMQQYVIKVQALLARLREWSVTHIPREDNAEANALANLGSSTEIKGSEFGTVVQLMSSVLDTNGYYDVNSASLVWD from the coding sequence atgagtgaattcgacatagaatataaactaaggactgcaattaagttacaactcttggctgacttcgtggccaatTTTAGTATGGGAATACTACCTGTGGCAACTAAGGAGgtagtaatggtgtcggaattgacatcgggggtttggaccttatttacggacggagtTTTGAATGTAAAAGGGTTCGGGATCAGAATAGTCTTAATTACTCCTtcaggggaaaccttaaggcagaCCATCAGAACAATTCTTTTAACTAACAGTGAagtagagtatgaagctttgattgcaaggctcaaattggcccggggacttgattccgaggttatcgaaatcaaatgtgcctcacagctggtggtaaatcaggtctatggAATCTTTGATActaaagaagaacgtatgcaacaatacgtgataaaggtccaggctcttttggcACGATTAAGGGAATGGTCAgttactcatatcccgagggaggataatgcagaagcgaatgcattagcaaacttaggatcatcgacaGAAATAAAGGGATCAGAGTTCGGAACGGTGGTACAACTAATGAGCTCAGTCCTGGATACAAATGGGTACTATGATGTGAATTCagctagtctggtctgggactag
- the LOC104086985 gene encoding polypyrimidine tract-binding protein homolog 2 isoform X4, with the protein MFYIWPVSRIYLQWQLIASGERANVFSAFGFVHKITTFEKTAGFQALVQFSDAETATSAKDALDGRSIPSYLIPELGPCTLKITYSAHTDLSVKFQSHRSRDYTNPHLPIAPSAIDASGQFSLGLDGKKLEPESNVLLASIENMQYAVTLDVLHTVFSAFGPVLKIAMFDKNGGVQALIQYPDVRTAVVAKGALEGHSIYEGGYCKLHVTYSRHTDLSIKVNNDRSRDYTIPNTPMLNSQPSIFGQQPQIGGPGVHPYGGPAHYAPAPGVAPPQHSAGWNSAAATANPGMPMQMHSHPYMPPASVPPQMGSGVMPMHGQNGIPYSTAMPPYHQQ; encoded by the exons ATGTTTTACATTTG GCCAGTGTCCAGGATATATCTTCAGTGGCAGCTTATTGCTTCGGGAGAAAGAGCGAAT GTGTTTTCAGCTTTTGGATTTGTGCACAAGATTACAACATTTGAGAAGACTGCCGGGTTCCAG GCTCTGGTGCAATTTTCTGATGCAGAAACCGCTACTTCAGCAAAGGATGCCCTGGATGGAAGAAGCATTCCCAG TTACTTGATTCCAGAACTTGGACCATGTACGCTTAAAATCACATATTCTGCTCATACGGATCTGAGCGTGAAGTTTCAGAGCCATCGTAGCAG GGACTACACCAATCCTCACCTTCCCATTGCTCCCTCAGCCATAGATGCAAGTGGTCAG TTCAGTTTGGGTTTGGATGGGAAGAAACTGGAACCTGAGAGTAATGTTCTTCTTGCTTCCATTGAGAACATGCAGTATGCAGTTACCTTGGATGTCCTACACACG GTTTTCTCAGCTTTCGGTCCTGTACTTAAGATTGCTATGTTTGATAAGAATGGAGGGGTTCAGGCTCTGATACAATATCCTG ATGTACGCACAGCTGTTGTTGCGAAGGGAGCTTTAGAAGGACATTCCATATATGAAGGTGGATATTGCAAGCTTCATGTCACTTACTCTCGACACACTGATCTTAGTATAAAG GTTAATAATGATCGCAGCAGAGATTACACAATCCCAAATACCCCTATGTTGAATTCTCAACCTTCAATCTTTGGGCAGCAGCCTCAGATAGGAGGTCCAGGTGTTCATCCATACGGTGGCCCTGCCCATTATGCTCCAGCTCCAGGTGTCGCTCCGCCTCAGCATTCTGCAGGCTGGAACTCTGCTGCCGCCACAGCAAATCCAGGAATGCCAATGCAGATGCATAGTCACCCTTACATGCCACCTGCTAGTGTGCCTCCTCAGATGGGCTCCGGGGTGATGCCAATGCATGGACAGAATGGCATACCTTATTCTACTGCAATGCCTCCTTATCATCAACAGTAG